One window of the Actinomyces wuliandei genome contains the following:
- a CDS encoding GAD-like domain-containing protein, with protein sequence MRMSKEEWYQAWLHATPEWVDANMDGMLAYQGWSPMGVGAPATDEHVGYFGGVLPASVLHLWERFGFDGFGQGRWWFTDPYRWVPVVEAWLEGTPVPFPSQRWWCLARSAMGTMRLWGEVSGPALDVTPALGTVYPDAVSASRMSEAVMRERMGCTTLASPRRDTIDDDDTGVLVADWAIEHLGVLGAGQVYGLTPAYCFTGRVSLDQVGIEDATAHLTFLAQAQEHTLWEDFSAAAAQVAATIAAGDPGTGSDGTGGGPGAGS encoded by the coding sequence ATGCGGATGAGCAAGGAGGAGTGGTACCAGGCGTGGCTGCACGCCACGCCGGAGTGGGTGGACGCGAACATGGACGGCATGCTGGCGTACCAGGGGTGGTCGCCGATGGGTGTGGGTGCCCCGGCCACGGACGAGCACGTGGGCTACTTTGGTGGGGTGCTGCCCGCGTCGGTGCTGCACCTGTGGGAGCGGTTCGGGTTCGACGGGTTCGGGCAGGGGCGGTGGTGGTTCACTGACCCCTACCGGTGGGTGCCGGTGGTGGAGGCCTGGCTGGAGGGGACCCCTGTGCCGTTCCCCAGCCAGCGGTGGTGGTGCCTGGCCCGTTCCGCGATGGGGACCATGAGGCTGTGGGGGGAGGTCTCCGGCCCCGCCCTGGACGTCACCCCCGCCCTGGGAACCGTCTACCCCGACGCGGTCAGTGCCTCCAGGATGTCGGAGGCGGTGATGCGCGAGCGCATGGGGTGCACCACCCTGGCCTCCCCCCGCAGGGACACGATCGATGACGACGACACCGGGGTGCTGGTGGCTGACTGGGCGATAGAGCACCTCGGAGTGCTGGGGGCGGGGCAGGTCTACGGGCTGACCCCGGCCTACTGCTTCACGGGCCGGGTCAGCCTGGACCAGGTGGGCATCGAGGACGCCACCGCGCACCTCACCTTCCTGGCCCAGGCCCAGGAGCACACCCTGTGGGAGGACTTCTCCGCCGCCGCCGCGCAGGTCGCCGCCACCATCGCCGCAGGCGACCCGGGCACCGGCAGCGACGGGACAGGCGGCGGCCCGGGGGCGGGGTCCTGA
- a CDS encoding polymorphic toxin type 15 domain-containing protein has protein sequence MAGRWRDRLRRRGRPAGPTAPASAAGPAGSSSGGVPGGGPVPGHSGGGGDGAALVASDMFTPGRAGGQEVLVWEGSVAAPASPLAWHSATPVEVFFHTGHHASTRVLAPEFTRQLDRQPNPSSTARDRKKFMDKVVDDLTRVHQLSWEDARARAAEVDRALVVLHESDQVTYGPSQPATTTEGWPSLGHGAVSSSLGPQNKPVATVLEQAALAVPADQRAYVRLLLRAVLTASPALAQDLRHGQVVLEPRTREQMSATSPRGPPWTPTHVAATLATDRAPWDPPPAQAQPATPARSKEAPAGADLSRTARLRERTARLRQASFPHPPTTAARTPPAQPQAGQPPQTGATPARPDQPPRPLTREEVLARITTQATQTAPHPTPDPHQKPEAQPRPEPLRPDPDLTR, from the coding sequence ATGGCCGGGCGCTGGCGGGACCGGCTGCGCAGGCGCGGGCGCCCCGCAGGTCCCACCGCTCCCGCCTCCGCTGCTGGGCCCGCGGGCAGCAGCAGCGGCGGTGTGCCCGGTGGTGGGCCGGTCCCCGGCCACAGCGGCGGGGGCGGCGATGGCGCTGCCCTGGTGGCCTCTGACATGTTCACCCCCGGCAGGGCGGGCGGGCAGGAGGTCCTGGTGTGGGAGGGGTCGGTGGCTGCCCCGGCGAGCCCGCTGGCGTGGCACTCGGCCACCCCGGTGGAGGTGTTCTTCCACACCGGCCACCACGCCTCCACCCGGGTCCTGGCCCCCGAGTTCACCCGCCAGCTCGACCGCCAGCCCAACCCCAGCAGCACTGCGAGGGACCGCAAGAAGTTCATGGACAAGGTCGTGGATGACCTGACTCGTGTGCACCAGCTCTCCTGGGAGGACGCGCGGGCCAGGGCGGCTGAGGTGGACCGGGCGCTGGTGGTGCTCCACGAGTCCGACCAGGTCACCTACGGCCCCTCCCAGCCCGCCACCACCACCGAGGGGTGGCCCTCCCTGGGCCACGGGGCGGTCAGCTCCTCTCTCGGCCCCCAGAACAAGCCTGTGGCCACCGTCCTGGAGCAGGCCGCCCTGGCCGTCCCAGCCGACCAGAGGGCGTACGTGCGCCTCCTCCTGCGCGCGGTGCTCACCGCCTCCCCGGCCCTGGCCCAGGACCTGCGCCACGGCCAGGTGGTGCTGGAGCCCCGCACCCGGGAGCAGATGAGTGCGACCAGCCCCCGGGGGCCACCATGGACCCCCACCCACGTCGCCGCCACCCTCGCCACCGACCGTGCCCCCTGGGACCCACCACCCGCCCAGGCCCAGCCCGCCACCCCGGCCCGGAGCAAGGAGGCCCCCGCCGGGGCCGACCTCTCCCGCACCGCCCGCCTGCGCGAGCGAACCGCCCGCCTGCGCCAGGCCTCCTTCCCCCACCCACCCACCACCGCCGCACGCACACCACCAGCACAGCCCCAGGCAGGCCAGCCACCCCAGACGGGCGCCACCCCGGCCAGGCCGGACCAGCCACCCCGGCCCCTGACCCGCGAGGAGGTCCTGGCCAGGATCACCACCCAAGCCACCCAGACGGCCCCCCACCCCACGCCAGACCCCCACCAGAAACCGGAAGCACAACCGAGGCCTGAGCCGCTAAGACCCGACCCCGACCTCACCCGATGA
- a CDS encoding Fic family protein: MAGERQYTKTHPWITFTFRADRLRPETWVLLGEAASKCEHLAGSALPPEVARELSLLSLERGAHGTTSIEGNTLTEKEVRAIIDGADDTPPSRAYQRQEIENLISLFNDIAEECVSGTPQPLSPERLKEQHARLMVGQPQKEDLEPGRFRTHSVVVGRYRGAPSEDCDYLVDRLCEWMNRELDSLGAVGHSMRQPQAVVLAVLAHLYMTWIHPFSDGNGRIARLLEFELLLRTGVPVPAAHLLSNHYNRTRDMYYAVLERTSRAKGYPVEEFVHYAVQGLVDGLREQIRTVQSSQLTIMWQSYVHERFHGQHTVARTRMRDLVLALPPDRWTPVGEVAVLTPELAQAYGGKTPKTITRDVNTLVMMGLVDKQARRGLRPRTELMAAFIPPRAA; the protein is encoded by the coding sequence ATGGCGGGAGAGAGGCAGTACACCAAGACTCATCCATGGATTACCTTCACCTTTCGAGCGGACAGGCTTCGGCCCGAGACGTGGGTGCTGCTGGGTGAGGCGGCTTCGAAGTGTGAGCACCTGGCAGGCTCGGCACTGCCCCCAGAAGTCGCTCGGGAGCTGAGTCTCCTGAGCCTGGAGCGCGGCGCCCACGGGACCACCAGCATTGAGGGCAATACTCTGACTGAGAAGGAGGTGCGGGCGATCATTGATGGTGCTGATGACACGCCGCCGTCGCGGGCCTACCAGCGCCAGGAGATCGAGAACCTGATCTCCCTGTTCAATGACATTGCTGAGGAGTGTGTGAGCGGCACACCCCAGCCGCTGAGCCCGGAGCGGCTCAAGGAGCAGCACGCGCGTCTCATGGTCGGTCAGCCGCAGAAGGAGGACCTGGAGCCTGGCCGCTTCCGTACCCACAGTGTCGTGGTGGGTCGGTACCGCGGGGCGCCGTCGGAGGACTGCGACTACCTGGTGGACAGACTGTGTGAGTGGATGAACCGTGAGCTTGACAGCCTGGGGGCAGTCGGCCACTCCATGCGTCAACCCCAGGCGGTTGTCCTTGCTGTCCTGGCGCACCTGTACATGACGTGGATCCACCCTTTCAGCGACGGTAACGGGAGGATTGCTCGTCTTCTGGAGTTTGAGCTGCTGCTGCGTACAGGGGTGCCTGTTCCTGCGGCGCACCTGCTGTCAAACCACTACAACAGGACCCGAGACATGTACTACGCGGTCCTGGAGCGCACCAGCCGTGCTAAAGGCTACCCGGTGGAGGAGTTCGTGCACTACGCCGTCCAGGGGCTTGTTGACGGGCTGCGCGAGCAGATCAGGACGGTTCAGTCGTCCCAACTGACGATTATGTGGCAGTCCTACGTCCACGAGCGCTTCCACGGTCAGCACACGGTTGCCAGGACGCGGATGCGTGACCTGGTCCTGGCTCTTCCGCCGGACCGGTGGACGCCGGTGGGAGAAGTAGCCGTGCTCACCCCTGAGCTCGCCCAGGCGTACGGGGGTAAGACCCCCAAGACTATCACCCGGGACGTCAACACCCTGGTGATGATGGGGCTGGTGGACAAGCAGGCCCGTCGAGGCCTGCGCCCGCGCACCGAGCTGATGGCAGCCTTTATCCCCCCACGGGCCGCGTAG
- a CDS encoding AMP-binding protein, producing the protein MHDPSSSLPVRLVTGGTRAQDVMRLRALLAERLVARGLVEPGEARPQTSRLPVLVPVGPQEDPVEAEADMCRRLRGVPPGTDLVLRTSGSSTGTGRLVAVSARSLVASARATHARLGAAGRWVLALPAHHVAGLQVLVRSVLAGTAPLVVDTSTGFRVPALAGALHRALRGRDPVYLSLVPTQLVRALQDEETTRLLSRTKAVLLGGAATSPTLLSRARAAGTPLVTTYGASETAGGCVYDGLPLDGVEVALDAEDRILLRGPVLASGYVGDGSRAGACDIQQGARYHGAPLAGGTGQGAARQEDSTPLWRPGTRLPVALRPGFHLLPTALPGELPDEGGTGTVRVLATSDRGRLEDGRLVVLGRADGLINTGGVKVDPREVEDVLTGIEEVAEACVVGVPDQEWGTVVAAAVVLQPGAVLDGGAVRRCARERLGGTHAPKRVEVLDSLPLRGPGKVDRRAVQVLLSRS; encoded by the coding sequence GTGCACGACCCCTCCAGCTCCCTCCCCGTCCGCCTGGTTACCGGGGGTACCAGGGCACAGGACGTCATGAGGCTGCGTGCCCTCCTGGCTGAGCGCCTGGTGGCCCGGGGGCTGGTAGAGCCCGGGGAGGCCCGCCCGCAGACGAGCCGCCTGCCGGTGCTGGTGCCGGTCGGGCCGCAGGAGGACCCGGTGGAGGCTGAGGCCGACATGTGCCGCCGCCTGCGCGGGGTCCCGCCCGGGACCGACCTGGTCCTGCGCACCTCCGGCTCCTCCACCGGTACCGGCCGCCTCGTGGCCGTCAGCGCCCGCTCCCTGGTGGCCTCGGCCCGGGCCACGCACGCCCGTCTGGGGGCAGCGGGCAGGTGGGTGCTGGCGCTGCCCGCCCACCACGTAGCGGGCCTGCAGGTCCTGGTCCGCTCCGTGCTGGCCGGGACAGCCCCCCTCGTGGTTGACACCTCCACAGGATTCCGCGTCCCGGCCCTGGCAGGTGCCCTGCACCGGGCGCTGAGGGGGCGCGACCCGGTGTACCTCTCCCTGGTGCCCACCCAGCTGGTGCGTGCCCTCCAGGACGAGGAGACCACCAGGCTGCTGAGCAGGACAAAGGCGGTCCTCCTGGGCGGAGCCGCCACATCCCCCACGCTCCTGTCCCGGGCACGGGCGGCTGGCACCCCCCTGGTCACGACCTACGGGGCCAGCGAGACAGCAGGCGGGTGCGTCTACGACGGCCTCCCCCTGGACGGCGTCGAGGTGGCGCTCGACGCCGAGGACCGGATCCTCCTGCGCGGTCCCGTCCTGGCCAGCGGCTACGTCGGGGATGGGAGCAGGGCCGGTGCCTGTGACATCCAGCAGGGAGCCCGGTACCACGGTGCCCCCCTGGCGGGCGGTACCGGGCAGGGTGCCGCTCGCCAGGAGGACAGCACGCCCCTGTGGCGGCCGGGGACCAGGCTGCCGGTGGCGCTCCGTCCGGGCTTCCATCTTCTGCCTACTGCGCTGCCCGGCGAGTTGCCCGACGAGGGCGGGACAGGGACGGTACGGGTCCTGGCGACCTCGGACCGGGGGCGGCTGGAGGACGGCCGCCTGGTGGTGCTGGGCCGGGCGGACGGTCTCATCAACACCGGCGGGGTCAAGGTGGACCCCCGGGAGGTGGAGGATGTCCTGACAGGTATCGAGGAGGTCGCCGAGGCCTGCGTGGTCGGCGTCCCGGACCAGGAGTGGGGCACAGTGGTGGCGGCAGCGGTGGTCCTCCAGCCGGGGGCGGTCCTGGATGGGGGCGCAGTGCGCCGTTGTGCCCGGGAGCGGCTGGGGGGGACCCACGCCCCCAAGCGTGTCGAGGTCCTCGACTCCCTGCCCCTGCGGGGTCCGGGCAAGGTGGACCGTCGGGCGGTACAGGTGCTCCTGTCCCGCTCCTGA
- a CDS encoding 1,4-dihydroxy-2-naphthoate polyprenyltransferase, producing MGENKGTHGTGGVGGTGDATSWAEVVRLRTLPAAVAPVVLGSGAAAALGTASLPRCLLAAGVALALQVGSNLANDYSDGVRGTDDDRTGPPRLTASGQVDPRSVKYAALGCFALAGVLGLVLVALAGQWWLLGVGAAAVAAAWFYTGGSRPYGYMGLGEVFVFVFFGLVATAGTAYVQDGNVPGWLWLAACGIGLIACSLLMVNNLRDIATDPRHGKMTLAVRLGERGARRAFVAMVCAPVVLAVAAVLWARADLGGVREAGTSGGSVWVLLAAVTVLAVVLGVMAARTLRPVVAGARGGALVPALRDAGLYELAYGVTLALALLLVAA from the coding sequence GTGGGGGAGAACAAGGGCACACACGGCACTGGTGGTGTGGGCGGTACCGGTGACGCCACGAGCTGGGCGGAGGTCGTGCGGCTGCGCACCCTGCCAGCAGCTGTCGCCCCCGTCGTCCTGGGCTCGGGTGCCGCTGCGGCCCTGGGAACCGCGTCGCTGCCGCGCTGCCTGCTGGCTGCGGGCGTGGCCCTGGCCCTCCAGGTCGGCTCCAACCTCGCCAACGACTACTCCGACGGGGTGCGCGGTACCGACGACGACCGGACCGGGCCGCCCCGTCTCACCGCCTCCGGGCAGGTGGACCCGCGCTCGGTGAAGTACGCCGCCCTCGGGTGCTTCGCCCTGGCCGGCGTGCTGGGGCTGGTGCTCGTGGCACTGGCGGGCCAGTGGTGGCTGCTGGGCGTGGGAGCGGCAGCGGTGGCGGCCGCCTGGTTCTACACCGGCGGGTCGCGGCCCTACGGCTACATGGGCCTGGGGGAGGTGTTCGTCTTTGTCTTCTTCGGCCTGGTCGCCACTGCGGGGACCGCCTACGTGCAGGACGGCAACGTGCCCGGGTGGCTGTGGCTGGCCGCCTGCGGGATCGGGCTCATCGCCTGCTCGCTCCTCATGGTCAACAACCTGCGTGACATCGCCACCGACCCGCGGCACGGGAAGATGACACTGGCGGTGCGCCTGGGGGAGCGGGGTGCCCGCCGAGCCTTCGTGGCCATGGTGTGCGCACCCGTGGTGCTGGCGGTGGCGGCGGTCCTGTGGGCGCGTGCCGACCTGGGCGGGGTGAGGGAGGCGGGCACGTCGGGCGGGTCAGTCTGGGTGCTGCTCGCGGCCGTGACGGTGCTGGCCGTTGTGCTGGGCGTGATGGCTGCCCGGACGCTGCGGCCGGTTGTGGCCGGGGCGAGGGGAGGGGCACTGGTCCCGGCCCTGCGCGACGCCGGGCTGTACGAGCTGGCCTACGGCGTCACCCTGGCCCTGGCTCTCCTCCTGGTGGCGGCCTGA